A segment of the Bacillus sp. es.034 genome:
GAGAATTGTTGGAACAACTTTCAGCCAAAGAATTGAATGAAAAATGTCAGCAATACTTGCATATTAAAGTGGACGATCCCCAAAGAGCTGCAACGGTAATCGAAAATCATTTTTCCACACAAGAGTTTGAAGTCATGCCTGATGGAACCATCAGACTGTTTGCCTATGTTGATGTACCGGGTGAGGTCTCCAAAATCTTAACCAGTGAAGGATTGGTCATAGAACAATTTATGCCAATGGGAGAAGATTTGGAAACGTACTTTAGTCATCGTATCGGAGGTGTTCAGCATGGGTAATCTCTTCAAAACGGAGTGGTATAAATTAAAGAAAGACCGGTCATTTCGATTCCTGACCTGGATGTTAGTCGCGGCAGCAGTGTTGTTTCCACTGATAGAATTTGATAATGGGGCATCGGGATTGCCAACCGTAAAGGATTATTATCGGGATAGTATTCTCGGTCCTCATGCGAATATAGTGAAGCTTATCCCAAGTATTTTGGCAGGCTTCTTCATTACGAGTGAATATTCCATGGGTACGATGAAAAGTATGGTGTCTTCAGGGAATAGCAGGTTCCGGATCTACTCTGCAAAGCTAATCATATTTTCCATCGGAGCGATCATCATCTCATTGATATTACCGATCTTGATGACGGGATCCAGTGCCTTCTATTTTGGATTTGACGAGATGCCTGGGTGGAGTTATTACTTCCAAACGCTGGGATTGATTACAATGTACGGGGCAGCCTTTGCTTCCATTATGGCGATCTTTTCGATCCTGTTTACAGACAGTGGGAAAACGATAGGGTTTCTTCTCCTGTTCTTTGTATTTGCTGATTGGCCCCTGCAAATGTTGGCGGCTAAAGTCCCAATGTTTGAAACCATCTTAAATTATTCCGTCTTTAAATTGATTTACGAAATTATGTTGGTGGATACAATGGTAAGCGGAGACCTTTTAACCATGGTAGTCGTTCCGATCTTTACGTTTCTGTTATTTGGTGCATTAGGTAGTATTATATTTCAGAAAAAAGAAATTAAGTAAACGAAAGTGGGTGGGGTAAAGTCATGCTTTATGTATTATTAGCCATTCTGGCAGCGTTTGCCTACGTCCTCACCCGCTATTATCTGTTGAAAAAGGAAATAAAAAATGCAGTCCTGCAACTCCAGCAATTACACCAGCATGAATCGGGGAAGAAATTGACGATTAGCTTTTATGATCGTGATTTCGAACTATTAGCCAAGGAAATCAATCATCAGATTGATGCCACGAAACAGGCTATTGCCGTCAAACGCTCCACTGAAAATGAATTGCGACAGGCAATCTCTCATATTTCTCATGATATTCGCACACCGATGACGTCCATTTTAGGATATATTCAGTTATTGGAGTCAGATGAAATAAGTGATGGGACAAAGAAGAAACACATTGAAACTATCAAAAATAGTGCAAGAAGGTTAAAGGTGTTACTAGAAGATTTCTTCGAGCTGTCGATCATTGAACGGGAAGATTATCCTTTGAAAGTGGAAAAGGTCAGTATGAATCATCTCATGATTGAATCGCTATTGGGGTATTATGATGAATTTAATAAGCGAAACATAAAACCGGACATGCATCTCCCAGATCAGGAAATTATGATCATGACAGATCCCTCTCTCGTAAAAAGAGTGATTGAAAATTTAGCCGTGAACGCCATTAGATACTCGACCGGAAATGTATCCATTCAGCTTTGTGAAAAAGAAGGAATCATTCAGTTGAAGATTTCAAATTCTGTTGAGAATACAAGTGAGCTTGAGGTCCATCACATGTTCGACCGTTTTTATAAGGCGGACCAGACAAGAACCGGAAACGGTACGGGGCTAGGCTTGTCAATTACAAAAAGCTTGATGGAAAAAA
Coding sequences within it:
- a CDS encoding ABC transporter permease, translated to MGNLFKTEWYKLKKDRSFRFLTWMLVAAAVLFPLIEFDNGASGLPTVKDYYRDSILGPHANIVKLIPSILAGFFITSEYSMGTMKSMVSSGNSRFRIYSAKLIIFSIGAIIISLILPILMTGSSAFYFGFDEMPGWSYYFQTLGLITMYGAAFASIMAIFSILFTDSGKTIGFLLLFFVFADWPLQMLAAKVPMFETILNYSVFKLIYEIMLVDTMVSGDLLTMVVVPIFTFLLFGALGSIIFQKKEIK
- a CDS encoding HAMP domain-containing sensor histidine kinase, which translates into the protein MLYVLLAILAAFAYVLTRYYLLKKEIKNAVLQLQQLHQHESGKKLTISFYDRDFELLAKEINHQIDATKQAIAVKRSTENELRQAISHISHDIRTPMTSILGYIQLLESDEISDGTKKKHIETIKNSARRLKVLLEDFFELSIIEREDYPLKVEKVSMNHLMIESLLGYYDEFNKRNIKPDMHLPDQEIMIMTDPSLVKRVIENLAVNAIRYSTGNVSIQLCEKEGIIQLKISNSVENTSELEVHHMFDRFYKADQTRTGNGTGLGLSITKSLMEKMNGCIYAELEEQHLTMICEWHMK